The Dioscorea cayenensis subsp. rotundata cultivar TDr96_F1 chromosome 19, TDr96_F1_v2_PseudoChromosome.rev07_lg8_w22 25.fasta, whole genome shotgun sequence genome includes a window with the following:
- the LOC120249677 gene encoding E3 ubiquitin-protein ligase DIS1-like isoform X1 translates to MTCPKERKNQMYTGSSSAILSRKMDESSSLSGESKCTSVCSNEQPHLPPKTSQIKKPVILPDSDIDGLLECPVCSNAMFPPIQQCPSGHTLCSTCKANVNNKCPVCRKEIGNIRCLALEKLAVSLHLPCAFHSLGCEEMFPYYSKLQHEAQCVHRPYSCPHPGSDCPFTGDIPSLLSHLRESHKVDLQTGYTFNHRYVKQDPCSVDNVSWTLTLFSCFGHYFCLHFEAFLLGTEPVYMAFLRFMGEEMEARKFAYCLEVGGNGRKITWHGVPRSIRTHHRTVRDSHDGLIVQRSLALYFSGGDRKELKLRVTGRIWREM, encoded by the exons ATGACCTGTccgaaagagagaaagaatcaAATGTATACCGGGTCTTCCTCTGCTATTCTTTCTCGGAAGATGGATGAATCATCATCACTATCTGGAGAGTCCAAATGCACATCTGTTTGTTCAAATGAGCAGCCTCACCTGCCTCCTAAAacatcacaaataaaaaaacctgtTATACTTCCTGACAGTGATATTGATGGGCTATTGGAGTGTCCTGTTTGCAGCAATGCAATGTTTCCACCTATTCAACAG TGTCCTAGTGGGCATACTCTGTGCTCCACGTGCAAAGCAAATGTTAATAATAAGTGCCCAGTTTGCCGGAAGGAAATTGGTAACATAAGGTGCTTAGCTCTCGAAAAGCTTGCAGTTTCCCTCCATTTGCCATGTGCATTTCATAGTCTGGGCTGTGAGGAGATGTTTCCTTATTACAGCAAGCTGCAACATGAAGCACAGTGTGTACACAGGCCATACAGTTGTCCTCATCCAGGTTCAGATTGCCCTTTCACAGGGGACATTCCATCTCTTCTATCCCATCTAAGGGAGAGTCATAAAGTTGACCTACAAACAGGTTACACTTTCAATCACCGTTATGTGAAACAGGACCCTTGTTCAGTTGACAATGTCTCTTGGACACTAACA CTTTTCAGCTGCTTTGGTCACTATTTCTGTCTACACTTTGAAGCATTTTTACTGGGAACAGAGCCAGTTTACATGGCTTTCCTCCGCTtcatgggtgaagaaatggaagCAAGGAAGTTCGCCTACTGCCTCGAGGTCGGCGGGAATGGGAGGAAGATTACATGGCATGGTGTGCCACGGAGCATCAGAACACACCACAGAACAGTTCGCGACAGTCATGATGGGCTCATAGTGCAGAGGAGTCTAGCTCTTTACTTTTCAGGCGGCGATAGGAAGGAATTGAAGTTAAGAGTGACCGGGAGGATTTGGAGGGAAATGTAA
- the LOC120249677 gene encoding E3 ubiquitin-protein ligase SINAT2-like isoform X2, which translates to MTCPKERKNQMYTGSSSAILSRKMDESSSLSGESKCTSVCSNEQPHLPPKTSQIKKPVILPDSDIDGLLECPVCSNAMFPPIQQCPSGHTLCSTCKANVNNKCPVCRKEIGNIRCLALEKLAVSLHLPCAFHSLGCEEMFPYYSKLQHEAQCVHRPYSCPHPGSDCPFTGDIPSLLSHLRESHKVDLQTGYTFNHRYVKQDPCSVDNVSWTLTHFYWEQSQFTWLSSASWVKKWKQGSSPTASRSAGMGGRLHGMVCHGASEHTTEQFATVMMGS; encoded by the exons ATGACCTGTccgaaagagagaaagaatcaAATGTATACCGGGTCTTCCTCTGCTATTCTTTCTCGGAAGATGGATGAATCATCATCACTATCTGGAGAGTCCAAATGCACATCTGTTTGTTCAAATGAGCAGCCTCACCTGCCTCCTAAAacatcacaaataaaaaaacctgtTATACTTCCTGACAGTGATATTGATGGGCTATTGGAGTGTCCTGTTTGCAGCAATGCAATGTTTCCACCTATTCAACAG TGTCCTAGTGGGCATACTCTGTGCTCCACGTGCAAAGCAAATGTTAATAATAAGTGCCCAGTTTGCCGGAAGGAAATTGGTAACATAAGGTGCTTAGCTCTCGAAAAGCTTGCAGTTTCCCTCCATTTGCCATGTGCATTTCATAGTCTGGGCTGTGAGGAGATGTTTCCTTATTACAGCAAGCTGCAACATGAAGCACAGTGTGTACACAGGCCATACAGTTGTCCTCATCCAGGTTCAGATTGCCCTTTCACAGGGGACATTCCATCTCTTCTATCCCATCTAAGGGAGAGTCATAAAGTTGACCTACAAACAGGTTACACTTTCAATCACCGTTATGTGAAACAGGACCCTTGTTCAGTTGACAATGTCTCTTGGACACTAACA CATTTTTACTGGGAACAGAGCCAGTTTACATGGCTTTCCTCCGCTtcatgggtgaagaaatggaagCAAGGAAGTTCGCCTACTGCCTCGAGGTCGGCGGGAATGGGAGGAAGATTACATGGCATGGTGTGCCACGGAGCATCAGAACACACCACAGAACAGTTCGCGACAGTCATGATGGGCTCATAG